The following proteins are encoded in a genomic region of Streptomyces gobiensis:
- a CDS encoding glycoside hydrolase domain-containing protein has translation MADEKVRQAQRFINTVYGHVSGIPKVKEDGRTGWTTMFALTRCLQYELGITALSNNFGPGTLGRLQDKYPKLNRSTMPSANFCRIIQSALYCKGYDGGEIDGIYNDRVAEAISKLKNDMGVDHVYQGDDLTPKVFKALLNMDPYVLVHYGTATGDGRIREVQQWLNGKYVDRRDFFIIPCDGHHSRDVAKSMLLAIQYELGMADGVANGVFGPGTQAGLKNHPVYPQSHGTWVLLFTAALLLNKRSNVEFSGVYTPVLVDAVKNFQRFVKLSVNGNGDYQTWASLLISHGDQTRKGEACDCVTKITPARADALKAAGYKYVGRYLTNPSTTSLPEKAIQPGELEVIKSKGLRVFPIYQTFGRGADDFSDTKGTFDAIAAVDAANSYGFKRGTRIFFAVDFDALDHEVTSNIIPHFRAIKRNMEYFGNRYQIGIYGPRNVCSRVAKEGLTTASFVSDMSSGFSGNLGYPMPDDWAYDQIATITVGSGAGRIEIDNNITSGRDIGQNSFDPPSKNDKFDVAFDLDYLPQLRSDIIAHLNDYGAPTNPGSRYFSPSECLEHIMYNDILFTELAKTYRMRKALIQTSILWEMMHINVTDTLNDVGVYLYHGTTFGDIPKNILDLLPDGATPDRIKKLYDSSTGVSKMYAETAIKARNHCILHDIINGSVLDPKNKDHIWRIWEKLNGGGKDHRYNMSQVPLVHIHSSVNDHPKITNGAGRKLDQDGQIPRPSLDYPDQYSYIILRRYQGAGEVAEWGAKGRMGLYRIFEKYYAPMRNG, from the coding sequence ATGGCTGATGAGAAGGTCCGCCAAGCCCAGCGCTTCATCAACACCGTATACGGACATGTATCCGGCATACCGAAGGTGAAAGAGGATGGACGAACCGGGTGGACCACGATGTTTGCCCTTACCCGGTGCCTCCAGTACGAGCTGGGCATTACCGCGCTCTCCAACAATTTCGGCCCTGGCACCCTGGGCAGGCTCCAAGACAAATACCCTAAGCTCAACCGCTCCACCATGCCCTCGGCGAATTTCTGCCGCATCATCCAGTCCGCTCTGTACTGCAAAGGCTATGACGGCGGTGAGATCGACGGCATCTATAACGACCGAGTTGCCGAAGCCATAAGCAAGTTAAAGAACGACATGGGGGTCGATCATGTCTACCAGGGAGATGATCTCACGCCCAAAGTGTTCAAGGCCCTGTTGAACATGGACCCCTATGTTCTCGTCCACTACGGAACCGCTACTGGTGACGGGAGGATACGGGAGGTCCAGCAGTGGCTGAACGGGAAATACGTCGACCGGCGCGACTTCTTCATCATCCCCTGCGACGGACACCACTCCCGCGATGTCGCCAAATCCATGCTCCTGGCCATCCAGTACGAGCTGGGAATGGCCGATGGTGTCGCTAACGGCGTGTTCGGGCCCGGCACGCAAGCAGGGTTGAAGAACCATCCCGTCTATCCGCAGTCACACGGCACTTGGGTCCTGCTGTTCACCGCAGCTCTGCTTCTCAACAAGCGGTCAAACGTCGAGTTCAGCGGCGTATACACCCCCGTCCTGGTCGACGCTGTGAAGAACTTCCAGCGCTTCGTCAAGCTGTCTGTGAACGGAAATGGCGACTACCAGACTTGGGCATCCCTGCTGATCTCCCACGGCGACCAGACCCGCAAGGGCGAGGCGTGCGACTGTGTCACGAAGATCACCCCGGCACGCGCCGACGCACTGAAGGCCGCTGGATACAAGTATGTGGGCCGCTACCTCACCAACCCCAGCACTACATCGCTGCCAGAGAAGGCGATCCAGCCCGGCGAGCTGGAGGTCATCAAGTCCAAGGGGCTCAGGGTCTTTCCGATCTACCAGACCTTCGGAAGAGGCGCTGATGACTTCAGCGACACTAAGGGCACGTTCGACGCGATCGCGGCGGTTGACGCAGCCAACAGCTACGGTTTCAAACGGGGAACCCGAATCTTCTTCGCCGTCGACTTCGATGCACTCGACCACGAGGTAACCAGCAACATCATCCCCCACTTCCGGGCCATCAAGCGGAACATGGAATATTTCGGCAACCGCTACCAGATCGGTATCTATGGCCCGCGCAACGTATGCTCTCGTGTGGCGAAGGAGGGTTTGACCACCGCGAGCTTCGTCTCCGACATGTCCTCCGGGTTCTCCGGGAACCTCGGCTACCCCATGCCGGATGACTGGGCCTATGACCAGATTGCCACCATCACCGTTGGCTCCGGAGCGGGACGCATCGAGATCGACAACAACATTACTTCCGGTCGCGACATCGGCCAGAATTCGTTCGATCCGCCCTCCAAGAACGACAAATTCGACGTTGCCTTCGACCTCGACTATCTACCGCAGTTACGCTCTGACATCATCGCGCATCTCAACGACTATGGCGCGCCGACCAATCCGGGCAGCAGGTACTTCTCGCCCAGCGAGTGCCTTGAGCACATCATGTATAACGACATCCTGTTCACGGAGTTGGCTAAGACGTACAGGATGCGGAAAGCCCTGATACAGACATCTATCTTGTGGGAGATGATGCACATCAATGTCACGGACACCCTCAATGATGTGGGCGTCTACCTGTATCACGGCACAACTTTTGGGGACATCCCTAAAAACATACTCGACCTTCTTCCGGACGGCGCCACGCCGGACAGAATAAAGAAACTTTATGACAGCAGCACGGGCGTTAGCAAGATGTACGCGGAGACGGCAATAAAAGCGAGGAACCATTGCATACTTCACGACATCATCAACGGTAGCGTGCTCGACCCCAAAAATAAGGACCACATCTGGCGGATCTGGGAAAAATTGAACGGAGGCGGGAAAGATCACAGATATAACATGAGTCAAGTTCCGCTGGTCCACATACATAGCTCAGTTAATGACCACCCGAAAATTACCAATGGCGCCGGGAGGAAACTGGACCAGGACGGTCAGATTCCGCGCCCGTCCCTCGACTATCCCGACCAGTACAGCTACATCATCCTGCGCAGGTACCAGGGGGCAGGGGAAGTAGCGGAATGGGGCGCGAAGGGAAGGATGGGGCTGTACCGGATCTTCGAGAAATACTATGCTCCGATGCGAAACGGCTAA